AGGCGCTTCCTGGCCTTTTCGATCTCGTGGATGTTGCGGCCACCTTCGCCAATCTGGTCGAGCAGGTCCTTAACTTCGTCAGCGAGGTTCTTGTTCTCGCGGCGGACAGCCTCGAGCTGTTCCTGGCCTTCCTCGTAGGCACCCTTGAGACGGAACAATTCGGTGGAGTAGTTGCGGCATTCCTTCTGGCTGGCGTCGAGCTCGGCGGCGAGGTCGTCGACCTTGAGCTTCCATTCTCCAATGATCTTGTCGAAGGCCTTCTGCTTCTTCTCGGCAGCGTTGGCGATGGCGGTGGCACGGTCGACCTCGAGCTGCAGGTCCTCGACCTCGGTGGCGAGGCGCTGCTTGGTCTTCTCGAGGGCAACGACCTTCTGGTTGAGGGACTCAATGGTCTCCTCGGCCTCGGCGAGGCGGGCCTGGAGCTTGCGCTTGGCCTCCTCGAGCTCCTCGGAGCGGGCAACACCCTCGGACTCGTACTTGGAGCGCCAGATCTGGCCCTCGGCGTTGGCCTTGGAAAGCTGGCGCTGAAGATCAGCCTTGCCCTCGGCCTCCTCCTCGACCTGTTCGCGGATGTTGTCCAGGTCGTGCTCGAGGTTGCGGAACTTGCCCAGAAGGGTGGCGCGTTCCTGTTAACAAGAAAACACATTAATTAGCTTCTATGTCGGTAAGCCTTGTTAAGTGCATCATTAGACCAAGTAAGTCTCAGCTTGATACTAAAACGCACCAATATGGCAATATCTAACAATGTGTCGTTTGAGTTATCTTTGTTGTTGTTTTCTTTTAGATGAACCATGTTATATTGTATACTAACCCTGGCCTCCTCGTCGGCGAGCCTCTTGGTATCCTCCAGCTGAGTGGTGAGCGACACCTTGATCTTGGACAGCTGCGACACCTGGGACTCGGCCTCCTCCAGTTGGCGGAGCAGGTCTGAGTTCTCGATGGACATCTTCTTCTTGGCGGCATCCAGGTCGTTGAGGGTGCGGTTGGCCTCGTCAGCCTTGTTTTGGACTTCGTTGAGCTGGTGCTGGAGCTGCTTGGCGATCTTCTCCTGGGCAGCCTAttaggaaataaataattgttagaCGAAGGTATTTTCACGGTTTAGTTGAAAGTTTAATGGTTTGaattcttttaatatttaaattttggtGATGCAGGCTGATATTCGTTTTAGCGTGTATTTAACAGATCATGACTGTGTTAAAAACAAacggtattatttattatgagaaGAAAAATATTGCAGAGAAATATTgaattatacatacataggttggtgcaaatgtttacatttataaaacttCTGATACATTGTTACGGTAAGCACCACGACTATTTTTaacttacataatattaggcacattatatgttatttaattatattattcaatAATTAGTTGTTGaaaggttttatttaatgttactaATGTTAGAAGATAATTAGAATAGGGATTAATCAGTTTAAAAATCattcaaaaaagttttttacattttagctGTAGTTTAGTTTCACGTTACAGCGCTCATAGCTTTTTTGCGTTTAGTAAAACTATATTAGGTATGTTAAATTGGGCGTGTGTAGTGTCTGGTCCCAAGCACACAAGTTGTTTAAGTTCTTATATACAGCTACTATCCTAGGATAAGCATTATAAGGGCTGTATAAATCTTTATAAAGCTCTTGTGCGACTTGGGTTGCAACTCCATCTAACTGGCGAAAGCGAAGCGAAGTCCTGCTGATGCCAAAACAATTTATACCTTTTCGTTGGACACGTGGTCGAGACCAGCGCGGAGGTCATTGACTTCGCTAAAGTACTGAGAACGTTCCTTCTCAGCCCTGGATGGATTAGAAACACGATTAATATCACCTAATTGGTATGTGTTTGTGTTGTGGGCATTGAGTGGGCCGTGGTTCTTTCACGTTTAGGGAACATGCGGGGGAACTCGGTACACATGCCTCGTGGATGACATGTTACCTTTTCACGGGCCACCTGATCGACGGCAGCGCGTGTGTTGTTTAGCTCCGAGTAGCAAGACGCGCGGTCATGATCAGCCCTGAATTAGCAGTACAATTGAGTATCCCAAGCTTTCAAGTCCCAGTTCAAATTTAAAGGTTCAATACAAAATTACATTTCCTTTGCATATTAAAAGtgtatttataaacattatGCTGATGTTTATAAGATTTGCCACGTAGGAGTGCTATAAATATTCAGCATCGAGTGCCTCTTGctgtaactatttttatttcgcCAATTgcgtttacttatttttacgaTCTATGAAATCAGGATATTTGATTATAAAAAAAGcacgtacatacatacttagctTACAATAATCTAGAGCATAAAAATTGTGTTTTCATTGCTCTAGTAGAAAAGGATATAATATAACGTATAATACTCACTTGGCCTTGAGCTTGTTGAGCTGGTCGAGCTGCTCACCCATCTCGGCGACGGAATCGTTGTGCTTCTTGCGCAGGTTGGCGAGGGTGGACTCGTGCTGGATGTTGGCCTCCTCCAGGTCGCGGCGCAGCTTGCTGAGTTCAGCCTCGCGCTTCTTGTTAAGCTCGATCTGGGCAGAGGTAGCACCACCGGCCTCCTCAAGGCGCTCGCCGAGCTCCTCGAGTTCACGAGCGAGGTCAGCGCGCTGCTTCTCAGCCTTGGCGCGAGCCTGGCGCTCAGACTCGACTTCCTCCTCGAGCTCCTCGATGCGAGCCTGCAGTTCCTTGATCTGCTTCTGCAGCTTGCTGACAAGGGACTGTTCATCCTCGAGCTTAGCGGTCAGGGAGGAGATCTCCTTGTCCTTGCGCTGGATGGTCTGCTCCAGCTCCTTCTTGTTGCGTTCGAGGTCGGCGACGGCTTCCTGGGTCAGCTTGAGGTCGCCCTCAACCTTCCTCCTCTGCTTCTCAACATCACCGCGCAGCTTCTTCTCGCGCTCCAGAGAGTCCTCCAGCTCGTCGAGAGTCTGCTCGAGCTTCTGCTTGACCTTGTTGAGGTGGTTGACCTTATCCTCGGCGGCCTGGAGTTCCTCACCAGTCTTCTGGTTGGACTCGCCCTGCATCTTCTTCTCCTTGTTGAGCTTGTTGATGAGCTCATCTTGGTGGGCGATCTCATCGTTCAAGTTGCGGATCTGGTGGTCCTTGGTGGCCTTGTCCTGCTCGGATTTCTGGACGGCCAGCTCGAGATCCTCGACGTCCTTCTTGAGGCCAGAGACCTCCTGTTCCAACTTCTTCTTGTTCTGGAACAGCTGGTTGCGGGCGTCCTCCTCCTGGGTCAGGCGGTCCTGGGTGTCCTACGGTCACAACAGCTCGAATCAGTATACGGTATTCAGTATTCAAGTATATAAAACTAGGCATCGAAAAAATAAACAGTTGGCTTTTAATTGCTTTCGCAATTCCTCTAAACACGTCTGGCTTCTGTCTATCGGCAAATAATAGCAATTAATGATTTGCAATAAAATCGTGCAACCCGCAGACgtgcaatttatttttaactcttCAAGCTGCTTTTAGTGTAAACATAACGGTGTTTATTTAAAGAAATACTCTAGCAAACGAAGCATTGCTTTGCAACAGTGTTACGGCTACATATTTGGCTTGTAACGGGATGTCTTCTAAGTAACTAATGTCCGGTATGTTTACTCGCCGCAGGAATCTCAGCtaattaattaaactaattaggtacattatttatttagcgCCAGAGTATTCGCGACCCAAATTGCTCATTGCTATTTCAAGATGACGCATCATTACCgggataaaaaatatgttacaaaTTTTACGATTATTATCCGCCTGGATATGCCACATGTTAATAACTGAAGGGTATAAGGAGGAATTTAGCAAGCCACTAGTAGATGATGGTTCACAACTTTTTTTGCACTATCGTTTGAGGTACCAAAACAATTTACGACTATGTATGAAGATTTTCTGTTTCTCTCTTGAcgattcataataataaaagtagattcattatcacaaaagtgactacatgatttttttttattactataccTACTCTTAATTATGGggcttaaaattattattttactaagttTTGCTAATTCGACTATTATGACTAATATGCCTTGTTTCTATACTTTCTATTATGACGCTGTGAAGTTTTCATTTTTCTAGAGGATATCaatataaatagtttttattattgtttgagTAATGTACATGATCTGTGCTATACTATCacataactaataaataattaacacttaCCCTAAGCTGGGACTCCATGTCGGACTTCTGGGCCTGGAGCTTGGCGGCGCGCTCCTGGACTTCGGACAGCGAGCCCTTCTCGCCCTCGAGCGAGCCGAGCAGAGCGGTCTTCTCCTCCAGCAGCTTGGCGTTGAGGACCTCCAACTCCTTGCGAAGTTTCTCCTCCTTCTCCAGAGCCTCGATCGCCTTGTTGGCCTTCTCTTCCAGTTTCTGCAATTCAACCACACTTTTATCCACACCATCCCATTCCGAAACGTGTATCGttgccattttatttaattttattgatcaCATCAATTGATTGGATAGGGAATGTCGGTTCGTTCGTTAGGGGAGTTAGGCGCGCGCCCAGCCGACCGCTCGACTGAACGGGGCGCTGGAGTTTTCCAGCGGGCGATAGCCGCCCACGCGCATGATTACTTAGCTAGGTGAGTGGGGCGATAGGGGGGGATTCCAGAAATGGCTGCGGCAGGTGCGGTGTCACGTAACCGGCAGGTGGGTGCGGTTAGCTATTTACGTGCTTGATTCACGCCgctaaatttgattatttattggGTCAGAGTGCTCCATCATATTAATGCGTTGAGTGATGCTTACCGCGATCTCATCCTCGATGCGGCTGACGTTGAGGAGGGGCTTGACCTTCTGCCACAACTTCCACCAGGGCCAGGTACGGAGTTGCAGGTACTTGCGCAAGTTGCGCTGGACAACTTGGAGGGCGACCCTAGTGGTAGAAAACTTAACTTAGCATATCTTtatgaataatataatttaatttacataatGAAGTCGGATATTTGCAATTATGATATAACTAAGGTTGAAGGTAAGGTAAGGCTTTatgaaggttgactggtagagaatgcctcatagcattaagtccgccttttgtgcgattgtattttcttttgtgcaataaagattaaataaataatttaataacaaaatttcaaaagatAATAActaagaaaaaacattttaaaaaaatattaaagatttGGAATGCCAAATATCGATTTCATTACTATACCTAATTGAATTTAATATATGTAACTGTCCAGAATAaataagtgttattttatttcaggtaatGATCCCGCTTTAGTAAAAGTAACAGTGTAAGTGTGCGATGTTATTAAAGAAACTGTATAAGGTAAGATATCATACCTCTGTTCCTGCAGCTTCTTGTACTCCTTGCGGGACAGGTAACCGCGAATGTAGGCCTGGAGCCAAGACACAATCTTGGACAGCCTATCGTCACGCATCTCTTCCATCTGACCCAGGACACCAGCGCGGAAGAACACCTGGATATATAGCTAAGTCAGAACAAATCCAGACGCCCGACTTGTAGAGTTAGTAACTGGTAACATctagttttaatatatttaaaactatttctacacattatttgTGTCAGAAATAtgaacataatatttttaaatgatatatTTTTCTACATCTAATGTTAGTGGGGAATTTGCGTGAGTAATCTCGAAAAAAAACGGAGACTTTTTGAAGCGGCATGACATGGAAACATAAAAAATCGACACATAGACAACACGAGGTACAGACGATACAGACAGTAAAAGAATAAGAGGAGTTAATATCGGAATGTGTATGTGTATCCGTTACTCATGTACTACGTCTACCTTTGTTTTTCCAAGTCTGAAAGATTCCGAGTCCAAACCGGTTGTCTCGAGAATTTTCTCGGCGGCTTTCTCTGGCGACATTCCGTCTTTGACCAACCCCGGGCACAGAATTTTGTATCTGCGTTTGAGGagcatacaaaaatataacagtgtgtgtgtatgtatgtgtatgtacagGTAGAAAGGATAGGGGAAAATCCAAACAGGAGCCTTGTCACTTGGGCCCTTTGAAGCGGCTTAGTCTACTGGACAAATTACTGTACCAATTGTAAATGGTGGTCGTAATTTGCCTGAAGTATTGATAACTTGCAATTGGCTTTCTCACAGCTAACTACGCAACCGAATGAACATGCCTTGGTGTGACCGAGACGGTACGATTCGACATCCAAGCCTGTGGCGTCCAGGATGACTTGGGCGATCTTCTTAGGATCGGTTTCCTTGTCCACAGCTTGAGGGGCCAGGATCTTGTAACTACATTATCAAAATATTTCCACACAATGAGGGAGAGTCACAATAAATAGTTCTAAAGACGTGCTAGGCACATAAGGAGAGGGTGGAACAAAATGTGGGACATACTGTAAAAAACATTGATATGTTAACCACACTGCATACGATTAGGGGTATGGACTGCAATTAAGATTAATAACATGTATCCCAGGAACCTTCTATGACATAATGACCTAGAAATAACAATGGGTCAACAAAAAGGGTTCAACATTAACTCTATTCTTTAGAGTTTAACAATTTCTACTTCTCCATGCTAAAACCATTCTGGACCCCATTATAATTCTTGCCTTGGTGTGACCGATACGATAGCTCTCAGGGTCGAGTTCGACAGACTCCAGACACTTCCTAGCTGCTTCTTTAGGATCTTTTTCGTTGGTCATGATGGCTGGCGCCAGAATCATGTAACTGTTTGTCGAACatcaattatttaataaatagagTCCCTCCAACTACTCTGTATGTGACAcgtcattaaaataatttgtcGTTATATAAAACAGCTTATTAATAATCTATGATATTTCAGCAAGTGTTACTCATAGCTATGAACTATGTAAATTTGACTGATGATGTCAGCAAGTCAGCGGTAAAACCAGAATAGTTGCTCCAGAAAATACCAGcgctaaaaaaaagttttgactaaccacatataaaaataaacataacccTCTATAATCAaaacagagacataaaataCTAAAGTTATAGTTGTAATTTGAATTCTTGAATTATTTTTGATATTGATGTTGGGATCTTACCGGAGCTTGAAGTCAGGGTAGACCATCCTGTTGGGGAAACCTTTACGGCAAATACGGATGCCTTCCAACACACCGTTACAGGTCAGCTGGTGCATGACAAGGTGGGAGTCGATGAGACCTGGCGAGCGAATACACGCACACGGATAAGAGGAAATTACAGAAAATAGAAAGCCTTCGCTATTAAtgtgtattaattaatttaaaaaaacaggtATGTAGATTTTAAaccaattacttatttttttacttatccTTATAGTTGTAATAGAGTAGAGATAGAAAAGTCTCAATTTACTTTACTAAAGACaaatagtaaaattttaaaacgagtGAAAGGGAAAAGAAGATAAAGTGATATTGGTCACTTTACTAACACAAATATATTTAGCACAATTATTACTCACCAGGCTGTTTCAACTCGTTGGGGATGATACAACGTACGAAGTGAGGTTGGGTGGACCTCAGAGTTGTCATCAGGTTGTTAAGTTGTTCCTGTATGGATTAACAAAATTAGTATGCACAATTGTGATTTTGTATAGTATTTACAACAGCATTTTTCATGTTTGTCTAAATCCAATACAACTGATTATTTACCCAGAACATTTCTTAGTTTTGTCTAATAGAAATGTCTGCAAACAACATAAAAAGCGACACTCGATGATACATGAATATTGACGTAGATTTGACATGTAATGACGTGACGATGTgaataaacacacacacacacaaaactaaagttatgaTTCCTAATAAACACACACTAACACACAAAGCTATTAGACCCAGCAGCGTCGTACAGTACGTTCCTGGGGACGTTATGCGCTGTGCGTGTAATTTTTCCACAGTGCATTGATCTACACTATAACACCATAGTGCATGTAAAATATTACAACCTCTAAAAACATAAAACAGGTAATTTTCATGTTACCTTTAATATTACGTCTATGAAATGTTACTACCACAATTTTCAAAAACAATGTAGAATATATGAAGCTACATCAATATAAACCAAAAATCAATCTTTAATATAAACTTAAGAACCTTGTACGCGGAGGAGACAGTAGCAAAACCACCACCCTTCTTACCGCGACCGCCTATGAACGTACATTATAAACAAGCATAGATTAGTACCAAGACGATCACAAGGCAACATGACGGGACAATACTCGATGGCTAAACATAGACTATCGGCGACATGAGCTGTGCTGTAAAACATATAGTAGAGTggccgaacaggctttaggttacttttcgctcatgtcgtcttgGACataggtatatttggtatcagtacattcagtatgatgtcctgaacacaaataaatatttgatgacatatatatatttggtGGGGGTCCACTGCTTTCGCGCTTGACATCGCCAGTTTTTGAGACATTTGGTACcacacatggtatgtttaaaaaaaaagtaaaaaaaaatatactgccgactttatgacatCACAGCAACTACcgccaccactttcgcgcttgtcatctcatatatttgtgttcaggacaccATACTGAATGCACtaataccaaatatacccatgtccgagacgacatgagcgaaaatcgttttctagaagacttctagacaaaaAACCGACCCTCTAATATTATGTTGACATTGACAAGGTAATGTGAAAGCGTGGAAGACTGACCCTAATTACCACTAAGTTGTAATCAGTAGATTCAGTAGTAGTAACAAGGGTTAATCTTAGGCATGATAGACGATACTGAAGCTACGCCGAAGGCAGTGAAGCAAATCCCTTTCAATGAATGTAAGTTTACCCTGTAGAGCGATGATACAGTCTGGAAGGCAGAACCCTTAGCACGCTTGCCTCCAGCGCCTTAAGTTGAAAAGTGACATGAGAAATAAACATTAATATGTCTTTGTAGACAATGATGCAAGTACATTCAATAGAATGATAGTGTGTAATTATCCTCTTTGCTAGGTCTTCTAGATTAGAAATAAACACAATGTGTGTTTATTTCTAATCTATTCGACGAAGCAACTcggataataaaattgtaatagaacTTCACTTatggtaagttcgtttaatcattAAGTATAATGAAATAATCCAAGATCACTGAAGTATTGATGTGATTTTGGTAAGTGACATTTGGGTTTTATATCACCCGTCTTGTGGTGTGTGATGATATTATATGTTCACAGAAGGTATGAATACAGCTCATGGTACCTGGTCACCTGTTTTCGTAGAGATCAAAATTGCTATAGGGGCTTATCGAAATCAGTAttaaaaattatcatttaaaaaatcaatTGAATCCTTATCTGAGTAAAAGTTATTGATACGTACCCTTGCCGCCACCGGCATCAGCACCACCGGACTGACCAGGATGGTCAGCGAAGATCTCAATCAACAGTTTGTTGGTGCCCTTCTTGAACTGGTCTACGACAGTGTCGTTAAGGGGGTCCTTGTTCTTCTCAAGCCAGCCTGAGATGTTGTAACCGACCTGTTTAAGGAGGGTGGGTGAATTAAGGTGGTGGGTAGTGAATGACTGAGTGAACTAATTTAGATACCAACATTAGCAATCATTTTATTTGCTAGATTTTCAAAAAGGATATAATTCAAAGGGAAGCTTACTTTCATTCTGTTGTTTAAGTAAAGAAAATGTTTATGAACCAAATATCAGCTCAATATAATTAAAAGTGAAGTGAAATGATCGTTGGTATTGTTGATGATAAAGATACTTACGTTGCCGGCATAATGGCCAATGGCGAAGTGGGCAGCCTGGCAGCCGGGCTTGGGAGGCTTGGGCTTCAGGAACGGAGGCGACTTGCCCAAGTGGTTGTTATTCAACTTCTCAACGAAGGTCTGATCGGTAGCTTTCGGGAACATAGATTCTTCCTCAAGGATGGAGAGGATACCCATGGGCTGGAAACGGACCGATGGCGTTAGAACACGAAGTACGGCTTGCTTATCTTCTGAAAATGCTACTTATGCCAAGTGTAGTTACTTTACGACTAAAATTGTATCATGAAATGTAAATTTTGATAGGACAAGCTATAATTATGTTCTTGGAGAGGAAATTTAAATACGAGTAGCTGTTGTTTCATCAAGATAAAGTCGATAATAAAATTCAagtgaataataaaaatgaggcaaaaggtacaaatttaatttaattataaatctgtaacaaaggaaaaaaaattaaaagagaaaTAAAGGTTTTAAATACTACTTTTGTGTAAAAGGGGGTTCTAGCGtgtatatttttgttaagcGTTATCGGTTAAGCGGCATGCATTCGTAGTTGTGTGCTTTTTTCTAATAgtgagtgtaattttattagctATATAACTTTGTACTGTATCTATAAAATAGTGCTTCTTTTTCCATAGCTTCACATATTTTTAGtgtctttttttattaaacttgaTTGCTGACTTTTTAGTTGTTAAAAATACTGGTATTACTGGTGCAGTTAATATAGCTAATtagcttaaaaaatatatgcttATTAACGGATTAGACTGATATTGTAGTTTTGCAAGTGTTCTATCGGCGGTGTGGGTACAGACCGTGATAAATATATCATAATgatcaatatttaataatatccaATAACACAGCAGCTAGTAAGGTGATTCaagaaatcaaagttttaattttatttactcaCCTCATTATTTTCATcctacctactaaaataataattagtaattaatttgaGAATTGTTTAATAACATTTAGTGGTCGCTACCACCAGTACCACCggtcaacttttttttttaatacgtactGCGATGTGGGATTATGGTTTGCTTTTATTATGTTCCATGataatatttatctattataatagtttatgtgactgctatatAATAAAAGGCGTAATTTACGATAATATCGCCTTCgtttaatttcatacattttgaaatgtCGGTAGCTATCCCTAAATatcaattcaaaaataaaataaaaaaatctagacTGTTTTCTAATACAATACATCCGTTTTAGAGGTTGagagtataaaaaataataataataataataacagcaaacttctccaaagggactctacgtgttggatgtgtatccccacgcacgcctatcaaatgaccgggatgtatatacccgtgagtttatacgagatacaaataataaaaatatcgtcTTTCTTTGATTTCACAAATTTTCATATGTCAGTAGCGACCCctaaatatcaatttaaaaatttataaaaaaaatagtgttttCTAATGCAAAAGATCATTTATAGAGATCATAGGtgagagtaaaaaaataaacatatatatttttttttcagtacaaGTTTAAATCAGCCTAACAGCTAGCCAGCATTCCTCACAGGCAGCAGATTCTATAGGGGTTGTTAGAGATTGTGAATACAGTATTATAGAATATGTCGATCATTTGATACAATAAAACAGCGTGTAAAGATTCGCAAGGATGCTGCTTTCATTAAAAATGCTTTTAGCCTCGATTGCTGAAAAGGATCGTGTGCGCAAAGCATTTGTTTATACCGCGGAGCAAGGGATCAGCCAGAGATGTACTTGCGGGAGACGTTTTCAGCCCCAAGCGTCGTCTAATCGCGCCTATCGTAAGCTATACTGGATTCTAATACCTTTTCTATTAAGTCTATAGTCGCTTGAAGATCCATACCAAAATCTATGAAGGTCCATTGGATCCCTTCACGTTCATACTCTTCTTGCTCTAACACGAACATGAAATGGTTAAAGTATTGTtgtaatttttcgttcgtaaaATTAACGCATAGCTGATTAAACCCGTTCATCTGGATCGTGATACAtggaaaaaataattgtatCTGTTAAACAACTAACATTGTTTGTGTGGAAACGATGGCCGTTGGTgtgagaaaatattaaaaataaaaacaaagaacaCAGATAACACAGAACACATATAACACGTTGCATTGGTGGGTAGCTCGAATGAAGTAACGAatggaattaaattttaagtaaaaGTTCTATGGCTACTTCTTTCGGGCACCCTGTGGCATGAGGCAAGCTCTTGTTGTTGCGTTTT
The window above is part of the Cydia strobilella chromosome 12, ilCydStro3.1, whole genome shotgun sequence genome. Proteins encoded here:
- the LOC134746024 gene encoding myosin heavy chain, muscle isoform X22 codes for the protein MPKPIVQEGDDPDPTPYLFVSLEQKRIDQSKPYDGKKACWVPDEKEGFLQGEIKATKGDLVTVGLPGGEEKTLKKELLSQVNPPKFEKVEDMADLTYLNDAAVLHNLRQRYYAKLIYTYSGLFCVAINPYKRFPVYTTRCARLYRGKRRSEVPPHIFAISDGAYVNMLTNHENQSMLITGESGAGKTENTKKVIAYFATVGASQKKDPNQEKKGSLEDQVVQTNPVLEAFGNAKTVRNDNSSRFGKFIRIHFGPSGKLAGADIETYLLEKARVISQQALERSYHIFYQMMSGSVDGLKSKCILSNNVNDYHIVAQGKTVIPGVDDGEEMRLTDQAFDILGFTQEEKDNVYKITAAVMHMGGMKFKQRGREEQAEADGMEEGERVAKLLGVDCQDLYKNLLKPRIKVGNEFVTQGRNKDQVTNSVGALCKGVFDRLFKWLVKKCNETLDTKQKRQHFIGVLDIAGFEIFDFNGFEQLCINFTNEKLQQFFNHHMFVLEQEEYQREGIEWTFIDFGMDLQMCIDLIEKPMGILSILEEESMFPKATDQTFVEKLNNNHLGKSPPFLKPKPPKPGCQAAHFAIGHYAGNVGYNISGWLEKNKDPLNDTVVDQFKKGTNKLLIEIFADHPGQSGGADAGGGKGGRGKKGGGFATVSSAYKEQLNNLMTTLRSTQPHFVRCIIPNELKQPGLIDSHLVMHQLTCNGVLEGIRICRKGFPNRMVYPDFKLRYKILAPQAVDKETDPKKIAQVILDATGLDVESYRLGHTKVFFRAGVLGQMEEMRDDRLSKIVSWLQAYIRGYLSRKEYKKLQEQRVALQVVQRNLRKYLQLRTWPWWKLWQKVKPLLNVSRIEDEIAKLEEKANKAIEALEKEEKLRKELEVLNAKLLEEKTALLGSLEGEKGSLSEVQERAAKLQAQKSDMESQLRDTQDRLTQEEDARNQLFQNKKKLEQEVSGLKKDVEDLELAVQKSEQDKATKDHQIRNLNDEIAHQDELINKLNKEKKMQGESNQKTGEELQAAEDKVNHLNKVKQKLEQTLDELEDSLEREKKLRGDVEKQRRKVEGDLKLTQEAVADLERNKKELEQTIQRKDKEISSLTAKLEDEQSLVSKLQKQIKELQARIEELEEEVESERQARAKAEKQRADLARELEELGERLEEAGGATSAQIELNKKREAELSKLRRDLEEANIQHESTLANLRKKHNDSVAEMGEQLDQLNKLKAKAEKERSQYFSEVNDLRAGLDHVSNEKAAQEKIAKQLQHQLNEVQNKADEANRTLNDLDAAKKKMSIENSDLLRQLEEAESQVSQLSKIKVSLTTQLEDTKRLADEEARERATLLGKFRNLEHDLDNIREQVEEEAEGKADLQRQLSKANAEGQIWRSKYESEGVARSEELEEAKRKLQARLAEAEETIESLNQKVVALEKTKQRLATEVEDLQLEVDRATAIANAAEKKQKAFDKIIGEWKLKVDDLAAELDASQKECRNYSTELFRLKGAYEEGQEQLEAVRRENKNLADEVKDLLDQIGEGGRNIHEIEKARKRLEAEKDELQAALEEAESALEQEENKVLRAQLELSQVRQEIDRRIQEKEEEFENTRKNHQRALDSMQASLEAEAKGKAEALRMKKKLEADINELEIALDHANKANAEAQKNIKRYQAQIKDLQTALEEEQRARDDAREQLGISERRANALQNELEESRTLLEQADRARRQAEQELGDAHEQLNELSAQSASLSAAKRKLESELQTLHADLDELLNEAKNSEEKAKKAMVDAARLADELRAEQEHAQTQEKLRKALEQQIKELQVRLDEAEANALKGGKKAIQKLEQRVRELENELDGEQRRHADAQKNLRKSERRIKELTFQAEEDRKNHERMQDLVDKLQQKIKTYKRQIEEAEEIAALNLAKFRKAQQELEEAEERADLAEQAISKFRGKGRAGSAARGVSPAPQRPRPAFDGFGTFPPRFDLANDDF